The genomic DNA ttatcctgtgcctatgttatctccttacatatacctacgctctccgtctctgcaatattcggaatgattgagatttctcttggcacagctgccagaagacttacaactttcagacacgttgctcacggcacgggacacaccgaacagactcgagtcaccgaccttgcCAGGCGGTCCGACGGCCTCAGTTTTGGGAGATTTTATGTTACAATTGCATGGTCTTAAACAGATCATAACAAGAACACTATTCTGTTTCTGGCACTGGATTTAGTTTATACATtttttgctgtctttttttaatagaGTCACAGGTACTTAGCACAATGTTTAAGGAATAGACAGCAGATATGACATGTGTGATTGGAATTTGTGATCATGTACCAGttgcataaaaacatttaatttagcccttcCTCCAATATGTCCCTCCCATGACCACGGGAAAGCATCAGCCAGACTTGCCGTGACAAAGTCTCAAGTCGCCCTGTAAGCTTGCCAGATTAATCCCTAATGCTTCTCACAGTCAGCGATCTTTAAAAAGAAGACATGCAATCACTGCAGCAGGTGGACAGGACTACCCTTTGTATTGTTACTGTGTCTGAGTGCGCTTGCTAATGTGTGTTTTTCAACTACAtttgactttcttctttcacttAATCTATAATGGAACTTTTCATAGTGGTGGTTATTGTCatagacagaaaaacaaatctctGTACTATATTACCAGTCAAAGATATATAGCTACTTGTCAGTGTCCGAAGTCAAATCATGCACACTTAAATCTAATCATCTCTTTTTGTGTATTCTTTCTGTAGTTGTGTGTAATTACACATTCATCCATGCCTTTGTTGGCATCTAATGGAAGAGAAAGCACCCATCAGGTCTGCCATGGTATCCAGATTGCCTAAATTTGGTGGACGCTCCTCGACTGGTGGCGCTAGCCCCTTGTCCAATGGTTCCACACAGCCAACCACCTCTACCCAGGATGGTAAGAACACTCCCCCAGGAACACGGCTAAATGGTGTAATCTGTGCCTCTCCTTTTTCCCTGAAATTGAAGAGAGATGAGGGGACAACCCCCACTGGCGTCACCACCCCAGCCAGCCCTGAGGATGGAGTTGAAGACAAGGCTCAGATACAGCTTCCCTCAGTGGCAAAGGAGGTAAAGAATGGCTTTCCTGTGACACCCAAGATGCGAAGATCAGGTGCTTTCATGGTGGCGGTCTCCAGTCCCAAGGCCATCCCCAAGCAATCCTTGACGATGAGTCCCAAAGTAGGGACCAAGCTAGGCCAAAGCCCACTAAACGTAAGTCCTAAAAAGGGCCATAATGGCTCCAGCATTCCTGCTCAAACAGGGTCAGAGTCCCGTCTTGTGCGGCCAAGGTTAGGATCCAGCTCTCCCAGAAGCAGCTCTCAAGACAGCCTGTCCCAGTCCAGTGACAGCCTTAAGACCTTGGCGCTGGACAACATGGTGCGTTCGAACAGCTTCACTCACTTCAAGCAGATTCCCTCGCCCACCAGCCAGCCTATGACACGGTCTTTCTCATTTAACCGCGCTGTGGAGCTAGCCAAGCCTCTGGCAAACACTCAGCTTCGACCTCCTCGGAGTAGTTTCCTTAAACCCCCTCAGCTGAGCAATGGAAGAGTGGGTTTAGGACTGGGGGGCATGAATGGCAGCCTTGGAGGTTCAGGAGGTCTATGTGGAGGACTTCAGTACAGTAGAACTTCTTCAGCTGCCTCCTCTCTGCCCACCCTCTCGATCTCCCCAGCACCCACTACTCCCAGTGCTCTAAAGAAGCCTCTGCTTCCCAGTAGTGTGCTGACCAAATCATTGGGAGGCAGTGGGGGGTCTTTGGGCTACAGGCTGTCTCGATCTGGGCAGGCCAAGCAACAGAAGCCACTTTTTCCAGGAAGGGTCAAGGGGGATATCAAACCTTCAGCTGCTTCTGAATGTGCAGGGCTATTAGGGATAGCAAAAGACATTGAGCAAACTGTCGAAGCTGCCAAGGCAGActcacacagtgacagtgatggaAGCTCTggaggagaaaaaggaggaggaagTAGTATGCTTAGGAAGAGCTCTGGCCAGACAGCAGGCGAGACTCTGGAGGACATGTCCTTGTCTTCTGCCTCATCTCTAGACAGAGGCGATATCAGTGAAGAGTTTCTAGATGACATTGACTGTGTGGGAGATGTGTTCAGTGATAGTGACCTGCCTGACAACAGGAAAACTGGCAGCACTACCCAAACCCGCCTACAAAGCTTTCTCAATGAGAACCTTGATTGGGACACTATGGATATGGCAggtaaattgaaaaaaacaattgaaaaaacattcaactaaatgtTTGTGCTACATTTGTGTCAGTTCAGTCTTGTGTTTATATTTGTTCTTCAGGAAATACAGAAGAAAGCCCTATGCAGGACTCCCAGGGACCACTGGATTTGTCTTCAGAGCAGGGTGATGTCCTTCAGGCTTCGTCTGTGGAGTTATCACCCTCCAACAGCTCTGGTGGAACCTACATGTGGGATGAAGATGGTCTTGAGCCCCTTGGGGGGCCTGGGCCATGTGACAGCTATGATGATTCAGAGCTCAACAGCATGGTGAGTCCCAGTTTCCAGCTTTGATGAATTTTAACATTGTTAAATGCAAAAGAAAACCTAAAATCTgacataatttaaaaatattttgctGCTGGTTCCAATTATTCCCACTGCTGTCAGAAAGATATCATCTATCACTTCTTTTGCAAGAAAATTCCATAATTCCAGAAATTCTTTAGTCAAAGAAACTGATATGAATTAAACATGAGCGACTAACTCACTTAATGTTATTTAAGTTAAAGGTTAAAAATGTTCTGTTGATTGACTCATTGGTAGGAAATCAAATATAAGTTTCAGCTCTGATACTTTATGTTTCGAAGTATATCTCAATTGTTAATTATAATATTAAAGTAAGGAAGGAAGTAAGCACTTTAGTTGTAGTGTCTGCCAACAAGCTGCTCATGCTCTCCACTCCTCACTTTATGTCAACTGGCAGATTGTTTTGTAGCATATTTCAGAAATGGAAACGGGTCAAGAGCAGCCAAAACCCTTTAGCGATGATGATACGATACTAAGGCTAAGAACTTCAGAGAACACCATTGCAGCTTTAACTGATTGCTAGTTGGCAAAGAATAGGCTTGTGTGACTGAGAAGTGGGTTCATTTTGTAGTACAGTCGTTTTTAAGAGGGGTAGGGTTGAAAGAAAAGGCTATGGCCcattaagggcgttttcacacatacctcatttggtccggactttttagtttgatccgaaccaaaattacaggtgtgaaacctcccccggaccacggtccggatcaaaagaccaaattttggtccgataaaaagaggtggtctcggtccggaccaaactggaccatggtccggttcgtttatagtgtgaaagcattttttggatggttcggactttcggaccaaatacaagaaactctggcaggctctccttgtgttacaagaccggggaagctcctttaaggaatagctcggtgcttagtgtgtaggctacgtgagagagtgtgtgacgttgaatgcgctcagagcagacagctgtcggctatcagagctgagaatacatcagcagtttatttgttaagtggtagtaaatgtacagtgtaggtttccgtctgtctctgaataaattctccagaaagaaagtttctgtgtctcgcttctcaacaacacaacaaaacaaaaagagccgcggcagtaggggagagcagcagtcagttgaaaaaacttcgacacagagagaggatacgagaggacgggaaAGCCTGTCAACAAACCagtcaattataagtatctggagacgcagctcatgtatgtgatgacggcaggacgtagttttgtcacatttagatctttagtgcgcttgcataactgcagtgtgaaaccaaaacttaccggatcaaatgtatacaatgtaacaaaaacatgaaccttggtccggaccttggttcggactttcatgtgtgaaaacgccctaaaagtGGTCTGATTCATATTACAC from Sander lucioperca isolate FBNREF2018 chromosome 15, SLUC_FBN_1.2, whole genome shotgun sequence includes the following:
- the ccser2a gene encoding serine-rich coiled-coil domain-containing protein 2 isoform X2; translated protein: MEEKAPIRSAMVSRLPKFGGRSSTGGASPLSNGSTQPTTSTQDGKNTPPGTRLNGVICASPFSLKLKRDEGTTPTGVTTPASPEDGVEDKAQIQLPSVAKEVKNGFPVTPKMRRSGAFMVAVSSPKAIPKQSLTMSPKVGTKLGQSPLNVSPKKGHNGSSIPAQTGSESRLVRPRLGSSSPRSSSQDSLSQSSDSLKTLALDNMVRSNSFTHFKQIPSPTSQPMTRSFSFNRAVELAKPLANTQLRPPRSSFLKPPQLSNGRVGLGLGGMNGSLGGSGGLCGGLQYSRTSSAASSLPTLSISPAPTTPSALKKPLLPSSVLTKSLGGSGGSLGYRLSRSGQAKQQKPLFPGRVKGDIKPSAASECAGLLGIAKDIEQTVEAAKADSHSDSDGSSGGEKGGGSSMLRKSSGQTAGETLEDMSLSSASSLDRGDISEEFLDDIDCVGDVFSDSDLPDNRKTGSTTQTRLQSFLNENLDWDTMDMAGNTEESPMQDSQGPLDLSSEQGDVLQASSVELSPSNSSGGTYMWDEDGLEPLGGPGPCDSYDDSELNSMDILNNLDPPGTGELDEDDLMLDVDLPEDGLHDADRMSHFERSERAGRQGQRRRHHRWSGPDHFYNDSRAHVVQHYDGLKASRISSRPIPSEGRQHGYMAMLDELTLEHMTQDCSSLKNQLLRLKTLLQLEDTDSPADVPEEIEDNTTVSQLEELIKEVQVLREELRCRDKTIAQLTLQCQQLQQHQRKQISSQGQPVRCQCHHQRAPTSLRQSDRQMDKRIQHQYDKATQTYWRPPSHAGVLPTPLLSPWQAQHQGLTRTSMPQRRQRVEHLVQYFTDTACLKYYSLSTPASTSTSTREDY
- the ccser2a gene encoding serine-rich coiled-coil domain-containing protein 2 isoform X4; this translates as MEEKAPIRSAMVSRLPKFGGRSSTGGASPLSNGSTQPTTSTQDGKNTPPGTRLNGVICASPFSLKLKRDEGTTPTGVTTPASPEDGVEDKAQIQLPSVAKEVKNGFPVTPKMRRSGAFMVAVSSPKAIPKQSLTMSPKVGTKLGQSPLNVSPKKGHNGSSIPAQTGSESRLVRPRLGSSSPRSSSQDSLSQSSDSLKTLALDNMVRSNSFTHFKQIPSPTSQPMTRSFSFNRAVELAKPLANTQLRPPRSSFLKPPQLSNGRVGLGLGGMNGSLGGSGGLCGGLQYSRTSSAASSLPTLSISPAPTTPSALKKPLLPSSVLTKSLGGSGGSLGYRLSRSGQAKQQKPLFPGRVKGDIKPSAASECAGLLGIAKDIEQTVEAAKADSHSDSDGSSGGEKGGGSSMLRKSSGQTAGETLEDMSLSSASSLDRGDISEEFLDDIDCVGDVFSDSDLPDNRKTGSTTQTRLQSFLNENLDWDTMDMAGNTEESPMQDSQGPLDLSSEQGDVLQASSVELSPSNSSGGTYMWDEDGLEPLGGPGPCDSYDDSELNSMDILNNLDPPGTGELDEDDLMLDVDLPEDGLHDADRMSHFERSERAGRQGQRRRHHRWSGPDHFYNDSRAHVVQHYDGLKASRISSRPIPSEGRQHGYMAMLDELTLEHMTQDCSSLKNQLLRLKTLLQLEDTDSPADVPEEIEDNTTVSQLEELIKEVQVLREELRCRDKTIAQLTLQCQQLQQHQRKQIGVLPTPLLSPWQAQHQGLTRTSMPQRRQRVEHLVQYFTDTACLKYYSLSTPASTSTSTREDY
- the ccser2a gene encoding serine-rich coiled-coil domain-containing protein 2 isoform X1, whose amino-acid sequence is MEEKAPIRSAMVSRLPKFGGRSSTGGASPLSNGSTQPTTSTQDGKNTPPGTRLNGVICASPFSLKLKRDEGTTPTGVTTPASPEDGVEDKAQIQLPSVAKEVKNGFPVTPKMRRSGAFMVAVSSPKAIPKQSLTMSPKVGTKLGQSPLNVSPKKGHNGSSIPAQTGSESRLVRPRLGSSSPRSSSQDSLSQSSDSLKTLALDNMVRSNSFTHFKQIPSPTSQPMTRSFSFNRAVELAKPLANTQLRPPRSSFLKPPQLSNGRVGLGLGGMNGSLGGSGGLCGGLQYSRTSSAASSLPTLSISPAPTTPSALKKPLLPSSVLTKSLGGSGGSLGYRLSRSGQAKQQKPLFPGRVKGDIKPSAASECAGLLGIAKDIEQTVEAAKADSHSDSDGSSGGEKGGGSSMLRKSSGQTAGETLEDMSLSSASSLDRGDISEEFLDDIDCVGDVFSDSDLPDNRKTGSTTQTRLQSFLNENLDWDTMDMAGNTEESPMQDSQGPLDLSSEQGDVLQASSVELSPSNSSGGTYMWDEDGLEPLGGPGPCDSYDDSELNSMDILNNLDPPGTGELDEDDLMLDVDLPEDGLHDADRMSHFERSERAGRQGQRRRHHRWSGPDHFYNDSRAHVVQHYDGLKASRISSRPIPSEGRQHGYMAMLDELTLEHMTQDCSSLKNQLLRLKTLLQLEDTDSPADVPEEIEDNTTVSQLEELIKEVQVLREELRCRDKTIAQLTLQCQQLQQHQRKQISSQGQPVRCQCHHQRAPTSLRQSDRQMDKRIQHQYDKATQTYWRPPSHAPQILQPFNPCLNEHLHQGRLLKTLPTEGHSDLTRSRSEEGTQIDADRRLEDLMADVSGPAHPDEMSHLLSTNLHRPGFGALQGVIARDSPASAAQSAAEHERRAPAVIPQSSVTAKSPGLTSPRMLQPPRLHKRVSLPSLKPGGTGGFASLKTGCSLGPLANQIKQLPPPSRGLPCFNAGPQVQASSLCRASLLQPRRASEPCRFPRCSNSSLKEPDQGTLKGPGSAKILIPLSRSCLPKPKIP
- the ccser2a gene encoding serine-rich coiled-coil domain-containing protein 2 isoform X3, which produces MEEKAPIRSAMVSRLPKFGGRSSTGGASPLSNGSTQPTTSTQDGKNTPPGTRLNGVICASPFSLKLKRDEGTTPTGVTTPASPEDGVEDKAQIQLPSVAKEVKNGFPVTPKMRRSGAFMVAVSSPKAIPKQSLTMSPKVGTKLGQSPLNVSPKKGHNGSSIPAQTGSESRLVRPRLGSSSPRSSSQDSLSQSSDSLKTLALDNMVRSNSFTHFKQIPSPTSQPMTRSFSFNRAVELAKPLANTQLRPPRSSFLKPPQLSNGRVGLGLGGMNGSLGGSGGLCGGLQYSRTSSAASSLPTLSISPAPTTPSALKKPLLPSSVLTKSLGGSGGSLGYRLSRSGQAKQQKPLFPGRVKGDIKPSAASECAGLLGIAKDIEQTVEAAKADSHSDSDGSSGGEKGGGSSMLRKSSGQTAGETLEDMSLSSASSLDRGDISEEFLDDIDCVGDVFSDSDLPDNRKTGSTTQTRLQSFLNENLDWDTMDMAGNTEESPMQDSQGPLDLSSEQGDVLQASSVELSPSNSSGGTYMWDEDGLEPLGGPGPCDSYDDSELNSMDILNNLDPPGTGELDEDDLMLDVDLPEDGLHDADRMSHFERSERAGRQGQRRRHHRWSGPDHFYNDSRAHVVQHYDGLKASRISSRPIPSEGRQHGYMAMLDELTLEHMTQDCSSLKNQLLRLKTLLQLEDTDSPADVPEEIEDNTTVSQLEELIKEVQVLREELRCRDKTIAQLTLQCQQLQQHQRKQISSQGQPVRCQCHHQRAPTSLRQSDRQMDKRIQHQYDKATQTYWRPPSHAGVLPTPLLSPWQAQHQGLTRTSMPQRRQTSNTTAFQPLPQRAPPPGKTIKNSPHRGPQ